One genomic window of Bacteroidia bacterium includes the following:
- a CDS encoding BamA/TamA family outer membrane protein, translating into LTFNNFSLKNIGKKSAWRPLPTGDGQKLSIQAQSNGIYFQSYNLSFTEPWFGGKAPNSFTVSGFYSVQSNGLKRSDSNRQSIAIGGATIGFGKRLKWPDDYFLMFGELIYQNYSLKNYQSLPQLGFSTGAANQASLRITFSRNSVNGPIYPFDGMNISLTGQFTPPISLFTKKDYSEISGQDKFRWLEFHKYKFKFAGYQRIVDKLVIATRVHMGLIGLYNRQLGLVPFERFYLGGDGLSGYSLDGREIIALRGYANNSLVPIDSKLGSVGGTIYNKYTMELRYPVSLNPSATIFGYGFVEAGRSWAKWDGYNPFNVYRSAGVGVRVFLPMFGLLGVDWGYGFDPVLNNPGVNGSHFHFSIGMNFEQ; encoded by the coding sequence CTTACCTTCAATAATTTTTCTTTAAAAAATATTGGTAAAAAATCTGCTTGGAGACCTTTACCAACCGGGGATGGACAAAAATTGAGTATTCAAGCTCAAAGTAATGGTATTTATTTTCAGTCCTATAATTTGTCGTTTACTGAACCTTGGTTCGGCGGTAAAGCTCCGAATTCCTTTACGGTTTCAGGGTTTTATTCAGTTCAAAGCAATGGCTTAAAACGCAGCGATTCCAACAGGCAATCTATCGCCATCGGTGGTGCGACCATAGGTTTTGGAAAGCGATTAAAATGGCCCGATGACTATTTCTTAATGTTTGGAGAATTGATTTATCAGAATTATTCACTCAAAAATTATCAGTCTCTTCCTCAATTGGGTTTTTCAACCGGGGCAGCTAATCAGGCTAGTTTGAGAATTACCTTTTCCAGGAATTCAGTAAACGGACCTATTTATCCATTTGATGGTATGAATATCTCCTTAACCGGTCAGTTTACTCCTCCGATTTCCTTATTTACCAAAAAGGATTATTCAGAAATTTCTGGTCAGGATAAGTTCCGTTGGTTGGAATTTCATAAATACAAATTTAAGTTTGCCGGCTATCAGAGAATTGTAGACAAATTGGTAATTGCAACCCGGGTTCACATGGGATTAATCGGGTTATATAACAGGCAATTGGGTTTGGTTCCTTTCGAACGTTTCTATTTAGGTGGTGATGGATTATCCGGTTACTCTTTGGATGGAAGAGAAATTATTGCTTTGCGGGGTTATGCCAATAATTCCTTGGTACCCATTGATTCTAAACTGGGTTCGGTTGGTGGTACCATTTATAATAAATATACCATGGAATTGCGCTATCCGGTTTCACTTAATCCTTCTGCTACTATTTTTGGATATGGCTTTGTGGAGGCAGGTCGATCCTGGGCCAAATGGGATGGTTACAATCCTTTTAATGTGTACCGTTCTGCCGGGGTCGGTGTTCGGGTATTTTTGCCAATGTTTGGTTTGCTAGGGGTTGACTGGGGTTATGGATTTGATCCGGTATTAAATAACCCAGGCGTTAATGGTTCGCATTTTCACTTTTCGATTGGCATGAACTTTGAACAATAA
- a CDS encoding OmpH family outer membrane protein — MKKFFAVLGLSILTLGSFAQKIGYVDTEYILNNIPEYKSKQSQLDEISVGWQKEIEAKYAEIDKMYKAFQAEQVLLTEDMRRKREDDIVKKEKEAKDLQKQRFGYEGDLYKKRQELVKPIQDKVFNAIKDIANSKSYAIIFDKANSLTMLYTNTKYDISNEVLESLGIKMNPDEPKEKK; from the coding sequence ATGAAAAAGTTCTTTGCTGTTCTAGGTTTAAGCATTTTAACCTTGGGATCCTTTGCCCAAAAAATAGGCTATGTTGATACGGAATATATCCTAAATAATATTCCGGAATATAAATCTAAACAAAGTCAATTGGATGAAATATCCGTAGGTTGGCAAAAGGAAATTGAAGCAAAATATGCTGAAATTGATAAAATGTATAAAGCATTTCAGGCCGAACAAGTGCTGTTGACCGAAGATATGCGTCGTAAAAGAGAAGATGATATCGTTAAGAAAGAAAAAGAAGCTAAAGACCTTCAAAAACAACGCTTTGGATACGAAGGCGACTTGTATAAAAAACGTCAGGAGTTGGTGAAACCTATTCAAGATAAAGTGTTTAATGCAATTAAAGACATTGCAAATTCAAAAAGTTATGCCATTATTTTTGATAAAGCCAATAGCCTAACCATGTTGTATACCAATACCAAGTATGATATCAGCAACGAAGTATTGGAAAGTTTGGGAATCAAAATGAATCCGGACGAGCCTAAAGAGAAAAAGTAA
- the hemW gene encoding radical SAM family heme chaperone HemW: MAGIYLHIPYCKQACTYCNFHFSTHTKSLHELIQSMLREIELRHTFLDSETIETIYFGGGTPSLLPSELLAELMNHLKNHFALSNNLEITLEANPDDIDLTNLENWLGLGFNRLSVGVQSFRDQDLIWMNRSHRSQQAQNAIKLARSAGFHNINLDLIYALPNLTDQDWISNIQQAIDLGITHLSSYSLTVEEKTKLNHLIKKGEMPQEDEDQSARQFEILMKQTFMAGFEHYEISNFSKPGFHSKHNSSYWNRQPYIGFGPSAHSFKNNVRQWNISSNSAYIQSLQKGFPNLQEEILTKKEIANELIMTGLRTKKGFHQNQIIELQLPEWHRWQIQLDKEVQKGLIDNQNGLITLTHTGKFLADEIASNLFFI; the protein is encoded by the coding sequence ATGGCCGGAATTTACCTCCATATTCCTTACTGCAAACAAGCTTGCACCTACTGCAACTTCCACTTTTCTACACATACTAAATCCCTCCACGAGCTTATCCAAAGCATGTTGCGCGAAATCGAACTTCGCCATACTTTTCTGGATTCTGAAACTATTGAAACCATCTATTTCGGCGGTGGAACACCTTCACTTCTTCCTTCCGAATTGCTGGCCGAATTAATGAATCACCTGAAAAATCATTTTGCCCTTTCCAATAACCTTGAAATTACGCTGGAGGCAAATCCAGATGATATTGACTTAACAAATCTTGAAAACTGGCTTGGATTAGGCTTTAACCGTCTCAGTGTTGGAGTGCAAAGCTTCCGTGACCAGGATTTGATTTGGATGAACCGCAGCCACCGATCACAACAAGCCCAAAATGCTATCAAACTTGCCCGTTCCGCCGGATTTCACAATATTAACCTTGACCTAATTTATGCCCTACCCAATCTGACTGACCAAGATTGGATCAGTAATATTCAGCAGGCCATCGATTTGGGAATCACCCATCTTTCCAGCTATTCCCTAACCGTAGAAGAAAAAACCAAATTAAATCACCTCATCAAAAAAGGTGAAATGCCTCAGGAAGATGAAGACCAAAGTGCCAGACAGTTCGAAATTCTGATGAAACAAACCTTTATGGCAGGTTTCGAGCACTATGAAATTTCAAATTTTTCAAAGCCGGGCTTTCATTCCAAGCACAATAGTTCGTATTGGAACCGACAGCCCTACATCGGTTTTGGCCCTTCTGCCCATTCCTTCAAAAACAATGTCCGTCAGTGGAATATCAGTAGCAATTCAGCCTATATTCAGTCGTTACAAAAAGGATTTCCAAATTTGCAGGAGGAAATTTTAACAAAAAAAGAAATCGCTAACGAATTAATTATGACCGGACTTCGAACAAAAAAAGGTTTCCATCAAAACCAAATCATCGAACTTCAATTGCCGGAGTGGCATCGCTGGCAGATCCAACTTGATAAAGAAGTTCAAAAAGGTTTGATTGATAATCAAAATGGCCTGATCACCTTGACTCATACAGGTAAATTTCTAGCGGATGAAATAGCTTCAAACTTATTTTTTATTTAA
- a CDS encoding OmpH family outer membrane protein, translated as MKKILTAIIALCLIGQVNAFAQKKFGHIDAAALVESMPEKKKAQTDMETYAKGLQEQLRIMSAEFDKKYQDYMAQEGSMTELVKQTKAKELEDLNNRIKDFQTKAQDDIAKKEQELMAPIIDKARKAIEAVAKEKGINYVFDSSAGVLLVKDETEDMLSAVKKHLNIQ; from the coding sequence ATGAAAAAGATCCTAACTGCCATTATAGCGCTTTGTTTAATTGGCCAAGTAAATGCATTTGCTCAAAAGAAATTCGGTCATATTGATGCCGCTGCTCTAGTGGAATCCATGCCGGAAAAGAAGAAAGCTCAAACAGATATGGAAACCTATGCCAAAGGTTTACAAGAACAATTGAGAATTATGAGTGCAGAATTTGATAAAAAATATCAGGATTATATGGCTCAGGAAGGCAGTATGACTGAACTTGTTAAGCAAACAAAAGCCAAAGAATTGGAAGATTTGAACAACCGTATCAAAGATTTTCAGACCAAGGCTCAAGATGATATTGCAAAAAAGGAGCAAGAATTAATGGCTCCAATCATTGATAAAGCTAGAAAGGCAATTGAAGCTGTTGCAAAAGAAAAAGGAATTAATTATGTATTTGATTCTTCTGCCGGCGTATTGCTTGTAAAAGATGAAACAGAAGATATGTTAAGTGCAGTTAAAAAGCATTTAAACATTCAATAG